One window of the Oncorhynchus keta strain PuntledgeMale-10-30-2019 chromosome 31, Oket_V2, whole genome shotgun sequence genome contains the following:
- the LOC118364419 gene encoding protein rapunzel-like, which yields MASQLQKIVSEKKNMVETVMEVFEQGAEVVASIAGDLFPIFAIAAPIVKLALDNVESKEAMFMKEQFQKVREHLEVISEEMQRINEEIKKSGADAAYFSVEENISNQFRKYMDILNAKPKFREVKKKLFMEHFVKTGCDKNLHTLYSAVTGDNFSGESVLEITLNYEEKSRRAMEDFCARLKNLFCIGLIALMGYTALKDCDDEAKLLQDWGEKMKEVQVKMNAVIEDCITSFSKQAELDSRRLVRDHSDLSNQQLADAILEKLKKKYDWVCWSVRIFSSPSGLFSNKNNIQCPTGKNRFQVPATDKKLNIMVSYSASPEPLNKAHIQQLIQGQKKLTVVGTAELLFEQLPGACAVHTVKTCKDLACVWSFAEELHYWEEHKNFYVCVHCN from the coding sequence ATGGCCAGCCAGCTACAGAAGATTGTATCAGAGAAgaagaacatggtagagactgtaaTGGAAGTGTTTGAACAGGGAGCTGAGGTGGTGGCCAGTATTGCAGGTGACCTCTTCCCTATTTTCGCCATCGCTGCTCCCATCGTGAAATTGGCCCTGGACAATGTGGAGAGTAAGGAAGCTATGTTCATGAAGGAGCAGTTCCAAAAGGTTCGTGAACACCTGGAGGTGATTTCAGAGGAGATGCAGCGAATTAACGAGGAAATCAAGAAGAGCGGTGCGGACGCTGCCTACTTTTCTGTAGAGGAGAACATATCTAACCAGTTCCGCAAGTACATGGACATCCTCAATGCCAAACCCAAGTTTCGTGAGGTCAAAAAGAAGCTTTTCATGGAGCATTTCGTCAAAACAGGTTGCGACAAAAACCTACATACCCTCTACAGTGCCGTGACGGGAGACAACTTCTCTGGAGAGTCAGTGTTGGAGATTACTCTTAACTATGAGGAGAAAAGTCGACGAGCCATGGAAGACTTCTGTGCCAGGTTGAAGAACCTCTTTTGCATAGGCCTCATCGCTCTGATGGGTTACACCGCACTAAAGGACTGTGATGACGAAGCGAAGCTTCTTCAAGACTGGGGTGAAAAGATGAAGGAGGTACAGGTGAAAATGAATGCTGTCATCGAGGACTGCATCACCAGCTTCTCCAAGCAGGCTGAACTGGATTCCCGGAGGTTGGTTAGGGACCATTCTGACCTGAGCAACCAGCAGCTGGCTGACGCCATTTTGGAGAAGCTTAAAAAAAAGTATGACTGGGTGTGCTGGTCTGTCCGTATATTCAGCTCCCCTTCGGGCCTGTTCTCAAACAAAAATAACATCCAGTGCCCCACAGGAAAAAATCGCTTTCAGGTGCCAGCGACAGACAAGAAGCTGAACATCATGGTGTCCTACAGTGCCTCACCCGAGCCTCTGAACAAGGCCCACATCCAGCAGCTGATCCAGGGTCAGAAGAAACTCACCGTAGTGGGTACAGCTGAGCTCCTGTTTGAGCAGTTGCCAGGTGCATGTGCAGTCCACACGGTCAAGACTTGCAAAGACCTGGCCTGTGTCTGGAGCTTTGCCGAAGAGCTACACTACTGGGAGGAGCACAAGAACTTCTATGTTTGCGTTCACTGCAATTGA